The stretch of DNA TCATCGCTTCCAACTGTTCTCTCCAATTTTCGTTGAGCAGTTCCTCTATAACCTTCAACTTACGCTGAGATCTGGCGAGCTTAGGCGTTCTGTCTTCTGTATAAGAGAAGCGTTTGCTAACCTTCAACAACGCGGATTTGATAATAGTTGAATAGATCCCACCATCTGTGTTGTGAATGAAACCCCAATACCGCGATAGCACGTCTAAGATTTCCGGCGCATACCAGTAGTCAACATTCGACCAATGCGGTGTGAACTCGTGTTTACTTTCTCGCATGCCCTCCAATCGTTTGTGCAAATTCGCTTCGCTGAGCAATTCTTTCCCACGATAGACCTTGAGTGGCATGATATGGTTCAAGAGTAGATTCAGATCGAGTAGAACGGCGTTGCGTTTACACAGATATGCCTCGACACCCACAGTCCCCGAACCGGCGAACGGGTCGATAATCCAATCCCCTTCCTTTGTGTAGGTGTTGATGGCGTACCGAACGACTTGCGGGATGAATTTCGCAGGATACGCGAAAATAGCGTGCGTCAGATAACCGGTATCGTTGATTTCAGGGACGAGTTCTCGGAACGAAACCAACGCTACTTCGTCAGATGTCGGGTCCTCTTTTAGAGTCTCGGATTCGTTATCTGAGGGGAAAAGCGTGAATTGTTC from Candidatus Poribacteria bacterium encodes:
- a CDS encoding adenine specific DNA methylase Mod produces the protein MKNRNLTEQFTLFPSDNESETLKEDPTSDEVALVSFRELVPEINDTGYLTHAIFAYPAKFIPQVVRYAINTYTKEGDWIIDPFAGSGTVGVEAYLCKRNAVLLDLNLLLNHIMPLKVYRGKELLSEANLHKRLEGMRESKHEFTPHWSNVDYWYAPEILDVLSRYWGFIHNTDGGIYSTIIKSALLKVSKRFSYTEDRTPKLARSQRKLKVIEELLNENWREQLEAMTRSLSLKTLRDLNTFTMHTQNQFEHLGKVEFYGGVDSSYAPVPRDCDALITSPPYLQAQEYIRSTKMDLFWLGHTEEEIRELSRLEIPYRKADRLIQTETLDKIRKMLTRDDLQKRLDSYFCHTVNALENSMNQLRPGAAACIFVGNPWVDDIMVELWRILAEYFTERGFVFEKVYEDKIKTRKLFGARKNKNPDGMKSEFLLILRKDF